A genomic segment from Gemmatimonadaceae bacterium encodes:
- a CDS encoding methyltransferase domain-containing protein yields the protein MQWNKFRQTQLDSYTGHSISANRFWKATAWRTEDIAGQWVLDAGCGAGRFAEVALKAGAKVIALDYSSAVDACFANLKQHPSVHVVQGDIYALPFTRDFFPFVYSLGVLQHTPDVAAAFEALPPMVAAKGGQLCVDFYERSWKTWLWPKYWLRPLTKRLSQKFLFQLLERLVPPLLSISMTLGRIPFVGPSIKHLVPVANYQGVYPLSQQQLREFALLDTFDMFAPKYDSPQTAATVERLLRQSGLRETAVLKAGHLVGRGRKV from the coding sequence ATGCAGTGGAATAAGTTTCGGCAAACCCAGCTCGACAGCTACACGGGCCATTCGATTTCCGCGAATCGTTTCTGGAAGGCGACCGCGTGGCGAACCGAGGATATTGCGGGACAATGGGTACTCGACGCCGGATGTGGTGCCGGACGCTTTGCGGAAGTGGCTTTGAAGGCAGGGGCAAAGGTTATCGCACTGGATTATTCAAGTGCTGTCGATGCCTGCTTCGCCAACCTGAAGCAGCATCCCAGTGTGCATGTGGTGCAAGGGGATATCTATGCTTTACCGTTCACCCGGGATTTCTTTCCGTTTGTGTACTCGCTGGGCGTTCTGCAACACACCCCGGACGTCGCCGCGGCGTTCGAGGCCTTGCCGCCAATGGTCGCCGCAAAGGGGGGCCAGCTGTGCGTCGATTTTTATGAGCGATCGTGGAAGACCTGGTTGTGGCCGAAATACTGGCTCCGTCCCCTGACCAAACGACTGTCGCAAAAATTCCTGTTCCAGCTATTGGAGCGGCTGGTTCCCCCATTGCTCTCCATCAGCATGACGCTGGGGCGAATTCCCTTCGTCGGGCCATCGATCAAGCATCTGGTGCCAGTGGCCAACTATCAGGGCGTTTATCCATTGTCCCAACAACAGCTGAGAGAATTCGCACTGCTCGACACCTTCGATATGTTCGCTCCCAAATACGATAGTCCCCAGACAGCGGCCACTGTCGAGAGACTTCTCCGGCAGTCTGGATTGCGGGAGACCGCAGTCCTGAAGGCCGGGCACCTCGTAGGGCGCGGCCGGAAAGTTTAA
- a CDS encoding glycosyltransferase family 1 protein: MLLGIDASNLRAGGSLTHLVELLRAAVPAAHGFERIVVWAGAATLEAIEERRWLRKSHDPLLDRALPYRLFWQRFRVPRLAALAGCDVLWVPGGSTASSFRPMVTMSRNMLPFEWREMRRNRFAWRTLKNLLLHFAQRSSFRRAEGLIFLSRYARDAVIGFAGDKTKVTIIPHGIESRFSCRPRAQQPIGEYTTDKPFRLLYVSIVDVHKHQWHVADAVARLRTSGLPVAVDLVGPAHGPALAKLNATLRRVDPTRQFVRYVGAVPHRELHRFYAAADLNIFASSCENMPNILLEAMAAGLPIACSRRGPMPEILGEAGIYFDPERPDEIADAIRRLIESPDLRREKAEAAFERSADFSWARCARETLAFLAEVVDVDHLRSKR; the protein is encoded by the coding sequence ATGCTCCTAGGCATCGATGCCTCCAACCTTCGGGCGGGCGGGAGTCTGACTCATCTAGTCGAACTTCTGCGGGCGGCGGTTCCTGCGGCCCACGGCTTTGAGAGGATCGTCGTGTGGGCGGGAGCCGCGACCCTCGAGGCGATAGAGGAGCGCCGGTGGCTGCGGAAGTCGCACGACCCTCTGCTGGACCGTGCGCTACCGTATCGCCTCTTTTGGCAGCGATTCAGGGTGCCCCGACTGGCGGCCCTGGCGGGGTGCGATGTGCTGTGGGTTCCTGGTGGGTCCACGGCCAGCAGCTTTCGGCCCATGGTCACCATGAGCAGAAACATGCTGCCGTTCGAGTGGCGCGAAATGCGACGCAACAGATTTGCATGGAGAACCTTAAAAAACCTGCTGCTGCATTTCGCTCAGCGAAGCTCCTTTCGCAGGGCAGAGGGCCTGATCTTCCTCTCGCGGTATGCCCGCGACGCCGTGATTGGCTTCGCGGGCGACAAAACGAAGGTGACCATCATCCCGCACGGGATCGAGAGTCGTTTTTCCTGCCGGCCGCGGGCACAACAGCCGATCGGGGAATACACCACCGACAAGCCGTTCAGGCTGCTCTACGTCTCCATAGTGGACGTCCACAAACACCAGTGGCACGTGGCGGACGCTGTCGCTCGCCTGCGCACATCCGGTCTCCCGGTTGCAGTCGACCTGGTCGGTCCGGCCCATGGGCCAGCTCTGGCGAAGTTGAATGCGACCCTGAGGCGGGTGGATCCGACTCGCCAGTTCGTTCGTTACGTCGGCGCGGTTCCACACCGGGAACTCCATCGATTTTACGCGGCGGCGGATCTGAACATCTTCGCGTCGAGCTGCGAGAACATGCCTAACATACTTCTCGAGGCCATGGCCGCCGGGTTGCCCATCGCATGCTCACGAAGGGGTCCGATGCCGGAGATTCTTGGCGAAGCCGGAATCTATTTCGATCCTGAGAGGCCGGACGAGATAGCCGATGCGATTCGAAGGTTGATCGAGTCTCCCGATCTCAGGAGAGAGAAGGCTGAGGCTGCATTCGAGCGGTCGGCGGATTTTTCATGGGCTCGATGCGCGCGAGAGACCCTGGCGTTTCTTGCTGAGGTTGTGGACGTGGACCATCTCCGGTCGAAACGCTGA
- a CDS encoding SDR family oxidoreductase: protein MRLLVLGANGMLGHQLVESLRSRHEVQGTVWLGEAAYSGIRKFLPETVHYGIDVRDYSTVDDLLHRVRPDAVINAVGIIKQRDDAHDAVLCVEVNALLPHRLAATCAEISSRLVQMSTDCVFSGRSGMYSESDLTDACDLYGRSKLLSEVVSPGALTLRTSIIGLELSRKVSLIEWFLAQQGPVKGFRKAIYSGFTTLEMARIIEHALVRHPTKSGLYHVSSEPIDKYSLLCMLRDRLGRPADIVPDDEFICDRSLDSTRFRSEFGYTPPDWGVMLDDLAAQIRERYSC from the coding sequence ATGAGGCTCCTTGTGCTAGGCGCCAACGGCATGCTCGGGCATCAACTCGTCGAGTCGCTACGCAGTAGGCACGAGGTCCAGGGGACCGTGTGGCTCGGTGAGGCTGCATACTCCGGGATTCGTAAGTTTCTGCCTGAAACGGTTCACTACGGGATCGACGTCAGGGACTACTCGACAGTTGACGATCTCCTTCATCGCGTGCGGCCTGATGCAGTGATCAACGCAGTCGGCATCATCAAGCAGCGTGACGATGCGCATGACGCCGTCCTATGCGTGGAGGTGAATGCCCTGCTGCCACACCGCCTGGCTGCGACCTGTGCCGAAATCAGTTCCCGCCTGGTCCAGATGAGTACCGATTGCGTGTTCTCCGGGCGGAGTGGTATGTATTCCGAGTCTGATCTTACGGATGCATGCGACCTCTACGGACGCTCCAAGCTCCTCAGCGAGGTCGTCTCGCCGGGCGCCCTGACTCTCCGCACTTCGATAATCGGTCTGGAGCTGTCCCGGAAGGTGAGCCTGATCGAATGGTTTCTCGCCCAGCAGGGTCCGGTCAAAGGGTTTAGAAAGGCGATCTATTCAGGCTTCACCACTTTGGAGATGGCTCGCATCATCGAGCACGCGCTCGTGAGGCATCCGACGAAGAGCGGGCTTTATCACGTCAGCAGCGAGCCCATCGACAAGTACTCACTGCTGTGCATGCTGCGCGACCGGTTGGGAAGGCCAGCCGATATCGTACCGGACGATGAATTCATATGTGACCGAAGTCTTGACTCCACGCGTTTCCGGTCTGAGTTCGGCTACACGCCCCCCGACTGGGGAGTGATGCTGGACGATCTCGCCGCACAGATCCGGGAGCGATATTCATGCTGA
- a CDS encoding polysaccharide biosynthesis protein: MLMDGAVVLITGGTGSFGNAVVRRLLAMAVREIRIFSRDEKKQEDMRAIFKANTLKFHIGDVRDYNSINQALKGVDHVFHAAALKQVPACEFYPMEALRTNALGAENVMDAAIANRVKTVVMLSTDKAVYPINAMGLSKALMEKLMVAKARTQGAGDTVICCTRYGNVMASRGSVIPLFVQQARENKRLTITDGTMTRFMMSLDDAVALVYHAFEFSRPGDIFVQKAPAATILDVANAVQEVFQKDNPLETIGTRHGEKRYETLVSREEMARAEDRGRYFRIPADNRDLNYDTFVFQGETSISELDDYTSHNTERLTVPHVVDLLRNLDFIQNQLSA; the protein is encoded by the coding sequence ATGCTGATGGATGGAGCCGTCGTCTTGATAACCGGGGGAACCGGATCCTTTGGCAACGCCGTCGTGAGGCGCTTGCTGGCAATGGCCGTGCGCGAAATCCGGATCTTTAGCCGGGACGAGAAGAAGCAGGAAGACATGCGCGCCATCTTCAAGGCGAACACGTTGAAGTTCCACATCGGGGACGTACGCGATTACAACAGCATCAACCAGGCTCTCAAAGGGGTGGATCACGTCTTCCACGCCGCCGCACTGAAGCAGGTCCCGGCCTGTGAATTCTACCCGATGGAGGCGCTGCGCACCAACGCGCTGGGAGCCGAGAACGTGATGGACGCCGCCATTGCGAATCGCGTGAAGACCGTCGTCATGCTGAGCACGGACAAAGCCGTCTACCCTATCAACGCCATGGGCTTGTCCAAGGCATTGATGGAAAAACTGATGGTTGCCAAAGCGCGCACGCAGGGGGCGGGCGACACGGTCATTTGCTGCACACGCTATGGGAACGTCATGGCTTCGCGTGGTTCAGTCATCCCCCTTTTCGTCCAGCAGGCCAGGGAAAACAAGCGGCTTACTATCACCGACGGAACTATGACCCGGTTCATGATGTCACTGGACGACGCTGTCGCCCTCGTGTATCACGCGTTCGAGTTCAGCCGTCCGGGAGACATCTTCGTCCAGAAAGCCCCCGCCGCGACCATTCTGGATGTTGCCAACGCGGTCCAGGAGGTCTTCCAGAAAGACAACCCACTGGAGACGATAGGCACACGCCATGGCGAGAAACGTTACGAGACTCTCGTCTCGCGTGAGGAGATGGCCCGGGCGGAGGATCGCGGCCGCTATTTCCGCATTCCTGCCGACAACCGCGACCTGAACTATGACACGTTCGTATTCCAGGGCGAGACGAGTATTTCCGAACTGGACGATTACACGTCCCACAACACCGAGCGATTGACCGTTCCGCATGTCGTCGACTTGCTGCGCAATCTCGACTTCATCCAGAATCAGCTAAGTGCCTGA
- the wecB gene encoding UDP-N-acetylglucosamine 2-epimerase (non-hydrolyzing) — translation MPEVMTVVGTRPELIKLSRVIAELDHQVDHVLVHTGQNHDFELNEVFFQDLGIRRPDHFLNAAGANAAQTIARVIERLDAILEVRRPDAVLVLGDTNSCLGAIAVKRRKIPIFHMEAGNRCFDLRVPEEINRKIIDHLSDINLVYTEHARRYLLAEGIRPDTVIKTGSPMREVLSHFSSVIEASDAMSALGLEPDGFFIVSAHREDNVDDPVRLATLLRSLDSLATEFGKRVLFSVHPRTRARMATYGLSSSPSVAFLKPLGFFDYVKLQMNAFCVVSDSGTLTEEASILGFPAITIRDAHERPEGMDEGTLIMTGVDAERMVHAVRVLRSQPRSGTRQITDYGADNVSIKVVRIILSYIDFVRRTVWYQ, via the coding sequence GTGCCTGAAGTGATGACCGTTGTCGGCACCAGGCCCGAGCTGATCAAGCTTTCACGTGTGATCGCGGAACTGGATCACCAGGTCGATCACGTCCTCGTGCATACCGGCCAGAACCACGACTTCGAGCTGAATGAGGTGTTTTTCCAGGATCTCGGGATTCGCCGGCCCGATCATTTTCTCAACGCAGCAGGGGCGAACGCGGCCCAGACGATCGCGCGCGTCATCGAACGGCTGGATGCAATACTCGAAGTTCGCCGCCCAGATGCCGTGCTCGTCCTGGGCGACACCAACTCCTGCCTCGGGGCGATCGCCGTGAAGCGGCGCAAGATCCCGATATTCCACATGGAGGCCGGCAACCGCTGCTTCGACCTCCGTGTGCCCGAAGAGATCAACCGGAAGATCATCGATCACCTGAGTGACATCAATCTCGTCTACACCGAGCACGCTCGCCGCTACCTGCTCGCCGAAGGCATCCGCCCGGACACGGTGATCAAGACAGGCTCACCAATGCGAGAGGTTCTCTCACATTTCTCCAGCGTTATCGAGGCGTCGGACGCAATGTCGGCTCTGGGCCTCGAACCGGACGGATTCTTCATCGTCTCCGCTCATCGTGAAGACAACGTTGATGATCCTGTTCGCCTGGCGACGCTGCTCAGGAGCCTCGACTCGCTTGCCACGGAATTCGGAAAACGCGTGCTCTTTTCGGTGCACCCGCGAACGCGCGCGCGGATGGCAACGTACGGGCTTTCTTCAAGCCCGTCCGTCGCATTTCTGAAGCCGCTGGGATTCTTCGACTACGTCAAGCTCCAGATGAACGCCTTCTGCGTAGTGTCCGATAGCGGAACCCTCACAGAAGAGGCGTCGATCCTCGGCTTCCCCGCGATCACGATACGTGACGCCCACGAGCGGCCGGAGGGCATGGACGAGGGGACGCTCATCATGACGGGCGTGGATGCGGAGCGAATGGTCCATGCAGTCCGGGTTCTCCGGTCACAGCCCCGGAGCGGTACGCGCCAGATCACGGATTACGGGGCCGACAACGTTTCAATCAAAGTCGTGCGGATCATTCTCAGCTACATCGATTTCGTCAGGCGAACCGTGTGGTATCAGTGA
- a CDS encoding glycosyltransferase family 4 protein, whose product MTERLMRIALVADAYKPLRSSAAVQIRDLAHELAAQGHSPTVIVPAIQLERDWSLENDDGVEVLRVSAPRTKDVGNVRRVLSELLLPYVMLRRFSQSPLSGRQWDAVVWYSPSIFLGPLVSRLKRAYHCPSYLILRDMFPEWAVDTGVIGRGPAFHLFKRVARYQYSLADTIGVQSPANLGLFDGSDGSGQRRVEVLNNWLAEPRNAQSPVLVSETTLAGRTIFVYAGNMGVSQDMPAVLRLAERMQSRQDAGFFFVGRGTEVDKLRALAMQMKLDNTLFHGEIEPWEVPGMLAQCHIGIVTLDLRHKTHNVPGKFLNYLQAGLPVLARLNPGNDLEKLIRDEGVGLSCSDPSIELFHELAVKLLDDRGSFEHAAARGKELAQRMFSVRAAAAQIVDRLQNSNGQ is encoded by the coding sequence GTGACCGAACGCCTGATGCGCATTGCACTCGTCGCCGATGCATACAAGCCTCTCCGCTCGTCGGCGGCCGTACAGATCCGGGATCTGGCTCACGAGCTGGCGGCACAGGGTCACTCCCCAACGGTAATCGTGCCCGCAATCCAACTCGAGCGCGACTGGAGTCTGGAGAACGACGACGGTGTAGAGGTCCTGCGCGTTTCTGCACCACGCACCAAGGACGTGGGAAATGTGCGCCGCGTCTTGTCAGAGCTGCTGCTCCCCTATGTCATGCTGAGAAGATTCTCTCAGAGCCCGCTGTCCGGCCGCCAGTGGGACGCAGTCGTCTGGTATTCTCCTTCCATTTTCCTCGGGCCGCTGGTAAGCCGGCTGAAGCGGGCCTACCATTGCCCGAGCTATCTCATTCTTCGGGATATGTTTCCGGAGTGGGCGGTGGACACGGGCGTGATCGGAAGAGGCCCCGCTTTCCACCTCTTCAAACGAGTGGCCCGATATCAGTACTCGCTGGCCGACACGATCGGAGTTCAGTCTCCGGCCAATCTCGGACTGTTCGATGGTAGCGACGGTTCCGGGCAGCGGAGGGTTGAAGTCCTCAACAACTGGCTCGCTGAACCGAGGAACGCTCAGAGCCCTGTCTTGGTGTCAGAGACCACCTTGGCAGGCCGGACCATCTTCGTATACGCCGGCAACATGGGAGTATCGCAGGACATGCCCGCCGTGCTACGGCTCGCCGAGCGCATGCAGAGCCGGCAAGATGCCGGTTTTTTCTTCGTGGGGAGAGGCACCGAGGTCGATAAGCTTCGGGCGCTGGCAATGCAAATGAAGCTGGACAACACCCTCTTCCATGGCGAAATCGAGCCTTGGGAAGTCCCCGGAATGCTCGCGCAGTGCCACATTGGCATCGTCACTCTGGATCTCCGCCACAAGACACACAACGTGCCCGGCAAGTTTCTCAATTACCTGCAGGCGGGTTTGCCGGTCCTTGCACGACTGAATCCAGGTAATGACCTGGAGAAACTGATTCGGGACGAAGGGGTCGGCCTTTCCTGCAGTGATCCATCGATCGAGCTGTTCCATGAGTTAGCGGTTAAGCTGCTGGACGATCGTGGGTCGTTCGAACACGCAGCAGCGAGAGGAAAGGAACTGGCACAACGCATGTTCTCGGTGCGGGCAGCAGCTGCGCAAATCGTCGATCGGTTGCAGAACTCCAACGGCCAGTGA
- a CDS encoding polysaccharide biosynthesis tyrosine autokinase, with product MDDQETTFAQAIRVESDPLSFGQLSLAFRRNRWLVAGVAVATVAAAAIYTQMADPVYQSSATIRIEDKDGGRSPLSEAVALPGMNGGAILTEIEVLRSRQLAENVAQALHLNLEVPGPSDARRAIRVLNIPADMAESEFVLTRKANGIYAIRQTSGGARAALPAMVEKGKPFSIGRAALVLEQPAGASLPPELTLRVRPLRRAVDAMRKNLNVSRASREAQIINVRYESNSRLEAAAVPNLLLHEFMLYKAQTTKSEATTTVSFLKEQVGSYERQLKGAESALGGYREEAKVVSIADEAQAQVRRMAELQAEREQIESESRSLASVLAKQPAPGASAARDIAAFPSFITNRGMQDILQSLIVLENERSQLLVRRNPGNADVVAVSQRIGDLDGQLTQMARAYLVGLDSKLSSINTTIRSFGAQVEKIPAREIAFARLSREQKLLEDISTLLQTRLKEAEIKLAVQPGGVRVIDRALIPDRPTSPKPVRNIVLGALLGLFLGGGLAVARDALDTKVRTREDVQSVTGGLPILAAIPVMPATGRAILKGTNGGTAAAAIAPAGAASGTALITQLDSGDVFAEAYRGLRTNILFVPADHPNQVLLITSALPGDGKSTTASNLALTLARRGTRTLLIDADLRQGVLHKLFGVSREPGLTQLLIGKSTVAAALQTVPVDGEGNVLHLLASGRFPPNPAELLGSVQMLNLLEELRQQFDMIVIDTPPLNFVSDAAVLATLADSTFLVARAGVTDKRALHHAAAQLHHLRVQVGGTVVNGFDPRQPGYGYEYGYGYAQGHPYAYGHTK from the coding sequence ATGGATGACCAAGAGACCACTTTTGCTCAGGCAATCAGGGTGGAAAGCGACCCGCTTTCATTCGGGCAACTCTCCCTCGCCTTTCGAAGAAACCGCTGGCTCGTTGCCGGGGTTGCGGTGGCCACCGTGGCCGCTGCTGCGATTTACACGCAGATGGCTGATCCAGTTTACCAGAGCAGCGCGACCATCCGAATCGAGGACAAGGACGGCGGACGATCTCCGCTTAGCGAAGCCGTGGCCCTCCCGGGAATGAATGGCGGGGCTATTCTGACCGAGATCGAAGTGTTGCGCAGCCGGCAGCTTGCCGAGAACGTCGCGCAGGCACTGCATTTAAATCTCGAGGTGCCAGGCCCATCTGACGCGCGTCGCGCGATACGCGTGCTCAACATTCCGGCAGACATGGCCGAATCAGAGTTCGTGCTGACGAGAAAGGCGAACGGCATCTACGCGATACGTCAGACGAGCGGCGGGGCCCGCGCCGCTCTTCCCGCAATGGTGGAAAAAGGCAAGCCGTTTTCGATTGGAAGGGCGGCGCTCGTTCTGGAGCAGCCGGCCGGCGCCTCTCTCCCGCCGGAGCTCACCCTTCGAGTTCGCCCTTTGCGGCGTGCGGTTGACGCGATGCGAAAAAACCTGAATGTCTCAAGGGCAAGCAGAGAGGCACAGATTATCAACGTCCGGTATGAGAGCAACAGCCGTTTGGAGGCCGCGGCGGTGCCGAATCTTCTGCTCCACGAATTCATGCTTTACAAGGCCCAGACCACAAAGTCCGAGGCCACCACTACAGTCTCTTTTCTGAAAGAGCAGGTGGGGAGTTATGAGCGCCAATTGAAGGGGGCAGAGTCGGCCCTGGGTGGATATCGGGAAGAAGCCAAAGTTGTGAGCATTGCCGACGAGGCCCAGGCCCAGGTAAGGCGCATGGCGGAGCTGCAAGCCGAGCGCGAGCAGATAGAGTCGGAGAGCCGGTCACTCGCCAGCGTGCTCGCGAAGCAGCCGGCGCCCGGGGCGAGCGCCGCGCGGGACATAGCCGCTTTCCCCTCATTCATCACGAACCGGGGCATGCAGGACATTCTCCAATCCCTGATTGTGCTGGAGAACGAACGGTCTCAGCTCCTCGTTCGCCGCAATCCCGGGAACGCTGACGTGGTGGCTGTTTCGCAGCGAATCGGCGATCTCGATGGCCAGCTGACCCAGATGGCCCGGGCCTATCTCGTTGGCCTCGACAGCAAGCTCTCGTCGATCAATACCACCATTCGGTCCTTCGGCGCTCAGGTAGAAAAAATTCCTGCGCGGGAGATCGCGTTTGCCCGCCTTTCGCGCGAGCAGAAGCTGCTCGAAGATATCTCAACTCTCCTGCAGACCCGGCTGAAGGAAGCTGAGATCAAGTTAGCTGTGCAGCCGGGAGGAGTTCGCGTGATAGATCGCGCGCTGATTCCGGATCGCCCGACTTCACCGAAGCCGGTACGCAACATAGTGCTTGGAGCACTGCTCGGACTTTTTCTTGGCGGCGGGCTGGCGGTTGCCAGGGATGCGCTCGATACAAAGGTGAGAACAAGAGAAGACGTTCAGAGCGTCACCGGCGGGCTGCCCATATTGGCCGCCATCCCCGTCATGCCAGCCACAGGGCGTGCAATACTGAAGGGTACCAATGGTGGGACGGCTGCGGCAGCGATTGCACCCGCGGGCGCCGCTTCAGGCACAGCCTTGATTACGCAGCTTGACTCAGGAGACGTATTCGCCGAGGCATATCGCGGCCTCCGGACAAACATCCTCTTCGTCCCCGCTGATCACCCGAATCAGGTATTGCTCATCACGAGCGCTCTTCCCGGCGACGGAAAAAGCACGACCGCGTCCAATCTTGCCCTGACGCTCGCTCGCCGCGGGACACGCACCCTGCTGATCGACGCCGATCTGCGGCAGGGCGTCCTCCACAAGCTGTTTGGCGTATCGCGTGAGCCCGGTCTCACGCAGCTTCTCATCGGCAAATCGACTGTCGCGGCGGCGCTCCAGACAGTTCCTGTCGACGGTGAAGGGAACGTGCTTCATCTTCTGGCATCGGGTCGCTTTCCACCCAACCCGGCGGAGCTCCTTGGATCCGTCCAGATGCTGAATCTACTCGAGGAGTTGAGGCAGCAGTTCGACATGATTGTGATAGATACGCCGCCCCTGAACTTCGTGTCCGACGCGGCCGTGCTGGCAACACTTGCCGACTCGACGTTTCTGGTAGCGCGTGCCGGAGTTACAGACAAGAGGGCGCTACACCACGCGGCAGCTCAGTTGCATCACCTGCGCGTGCAGGTCGGCGGTACGGTTGTAAATGGCTTCGATCCCAGGCAGCCCGGGTATGGATACGAATACGGCTACGGTTACGCTCAGGGCCATCCGTATGCGTATGGCCATACGAAATGA
- a CDS encoding polysaccharide biosynthesis/export family protein, which translates to MQIRRVACITLLLLASLGTVDAQVPASGSQSGAIALAPGDIVRISVWREPDLSGDFVVDELGVVTLPLLGKITLLDIPMSKLRDMLVAGYSVELRNPSITVTPLRRVYVLGEVTKPGPYAVDPTMSLAGVVAMAGGATPAGDLNRLRVVRNGTAILDRAAAGSSLSVIDIRSDDQIFVDRRGWLDRNGALAISAGLSVATVALTLLLR; encoded by the coding sequence ATGCAAATTCGCAGGGTCGCATGTATCACACTCCTGCTCCTCGCGTCCCTCGGGACCGTCGACGCCCAGGTTCCGGCCAGCGGGTCGCAATCCGGCGCCATTGCGCTGGCACCAGGAGACATAGTTCGAATATCGGTATGGCGCGAACCAGACCTTAGCGGCGATTTTGTGGTGGATGAACTCGGAGTCGTTACGCTTCCGCTGCTTGGTAAGATCACGCTTCTCGATATCCCGATGTCGAAGCTTCGGGACATGCTGGTTGCGGGGTACTCTGTCGAGCTCCGAAATCCGTCGATTACCGTCACGCCGTTGAGGCGGGTGTATGTGCTGGGCGAGGTGACCAAGCCTGGCCCTTATGCCGTTGACCCCACCATGAGCCTTGCGGGTGTGGTTGCCATGGCGGGAGGAGCCACACCTGCCGGTGACTTGAATCGTCTGCGTGTGGTGCGCAACGGCACCGCCATCCTTGACCGGGCAGCCGCCGGCTCGTCGCTGAGCGTAATCGACATACGGTCGGACGACCAGATATTCGTTGACCGGCGAGGCTGGCTCGATCGTAACGGCGCGCTTGCTATCAGCGCTGGGCTCTCTGTTGCAACCGTCGCCCTCACGCTCCTCCTTCGCTGA
- a CDS encoding TA system VapC family ribonuclease toxin, with protein MFVVDTNLLLYAVNPDAPENPSARALVEEWRRGDRSWFLTWSIIYEFLRVSTHPRVFPQPLDLPRAQAWIATLLACPPAGLLVPTDRHMAVLQELAERLPRLRGNIVHHLHTAVLMREHGVSEIRTADADFHQFAFLEVTNPLADVRP; from the coding sequence ATGTTCGTCGTCGATACGAACCTGCTCCTTTACGCGGTCAATCCGGATGCGCCCGAGAATCCGAGCGCCCGTGCACTCGTCGAGGAGTGGCGGCGCGGAGATCGCTCGTGGTTTCTGACATGGAGCATTATTTACGAGTTCCTGCGCGTGAGCACGCACCCGAGAGTGTTTCCTCAACCGCTCGACCTGCCTCGCGCTCAAGCCTGGATAGCGACGCTGCTCGCCTGCCCCCCGGCCGGCTTACTGGTACCAACTGACCGTCACATGGCGGTGCTCCAGGAGCTGGCAGAGCGTCTTCCACGCCTGCGCGGCAACATCGTCCACCACCTGCATACCGCCGTGCTCATGCGCGAGCACGGCGTCTCCGAGATCCGCACCGCGGACGCGGACTTTCACCAGTTCGCGTTCCTCGAGGTCACCAATCCGCTTGCCGACGTTCGCCCGTAG